TCCAGTTCTCAAACGTCCCGAAGAATGGCTTACTAAAATTCCTGATCTCTCACAAATTTCCGAAGACAAAGAAAAAACTATCGGTTCTCGCCCTGCAGGTAACCCCAAACCCCGTCGTCCGCGAAAACTACCTGAACCAGAACCCATTGATCCCAGTGAAATTAAAACTAAAGATAATCAGTTTATTTGGGTTGCTCTTTTAGCCATTTTAGCCTCATTATTCTTACTAGGTTAATTCCAGCAAGCCGTTTTTAAGAGGAAAAATATTTGATTCTCAGGAAAAATTAAGGATGAAAGAAAACAATTTTATGATACAAAGGAAAAACTTAGCCTTTTGATATGAATAGCATTTCATATCAAATTATATTCATATATGACTCAACCAACGATCGCGCCAGAAGTCTGTGCTGGCAAACTCAAGATATTAGCCGATGCTACACGCTTAAAAATTTTAGAAGCCCTGATGAACTCCCCAAAGCACGTTAATGAGATTAACCACCAGCTAAAAATTGAACAAAGTTTACTCTCTCATCACTTAAAAGTCTTACGGGATGTGGGATTAGTGGAATCGCAACGGGATGGCAAAGCAGTGCTTTATTCTTTAGGCGCAACCATTAAACCCACCTCTTCAGGGCAAGCCATTGACTTAGGCTGTTGTCAACTTTGTTTTGGAGACTGTTAATGCAACTAAAACCAATTGCTTGTGGAATTGTTGTGATAGGCTTAGTCGCCTGTGGGAATAATGATTCCACGCAAACTTTAAACCTCACTGGATCAAGTACCATTTCCCCTGTTGCCTCAGAAATTGCTAAAGCCTACGAAGAGGCTAACCCAGAAGTTCAAGTCAATGTCCAAACAGGCGGTACTTCTCAAGGCATTGCTGATGCCCGTTCTGGCGTTGTTGATATTGGCATGGTATCTCGTTCCCTAACAGAAGAAGAATCCGATCTAACCGCTCACACCCTTGCTAATGACGGTATCACCATGATTGTTCATGGCGAAAATCCTGTTGCTTCTCTGACGAAAGAAGAAATTAGTGGGATTTACACTGGCGAAATTGACAATTGGCAGGAAGTGGGGGGAGAAGATCGTCCCATTACAGTCGTGAATAAAGCTGATGGTCGCGCCACTTTGGAGATATTTCTGGAATTTTTAGACATTGATGGTCAACAGATTCAGTCTGATCAAATTATTGGCGATAACCAACAAGGGATTCAATCCGTGGCTGGTAATCCTGCTGCAATTGGCTATGTTTCCATTGGTACAGCCGAATTTCATCGTGAAGATGGAACCAACCTAGCATTATTAACTGTTGATGGTGTAGAAGCCTCTTCTGAGACAGTCAGTGCTGGGGAATTTCCCATGTCACGCCCCCTTAACTTCGTCACTCATGGTGAACCCACAGGCTTAACCGAAGACTTTATTAGCTTTGCTCAATCCTCTCAAGTCAATGACATTATCCAAGCACAATTTTTCGTTCCCATTCAAAATTGAATCTCTAATTCTCTGGTTACTGCGTCTTATGACAGTGGTTTCTGGAACAATTATTGTCTTGATGAGTGGCTTTTTACTTTGGGAAGCTCTCCCCCTGGTACAAGAGATAGGAATCCTGCGCTTTTTCACTGATGAGAGTTGGCATCCCACTAGCAATAACTATAATCTTGTTCCCATGATTTTAGGAACGCTTTTAACCAGTTTGGGGGCAATTCTTTTAGCAACACCTGCAGGAATTTTATCAGCAATTTTCTCTCACTATTATGCTCCCCCCTTCCTTGCGATTCTCTATCGGCGTTTAGTTGAGCTTTTAGCAGGGATTCCCTCAGTGGTTTATGGCTTTTGGGGGTTAGTGGTGCTAGTGCCTCTAATTAATCAGTTACATCCGCCTGGTTCGAGTCTGCTTGCTGGGATTTTAATTTTAAGTTTAATGATTTTGCCCACGGTAACCTTAGTGGCAAGTTCGAGTTTTAGTAGTGTCCCTACCAGCTATTTCCAGAGTGCAAGGGCGTTGGGATTAGGGCAATGGGGGATTATTTGGGGGGTGGTTTTACCTGCTAGCAAGTCAGGGGTAATCGCAGGAATTATCTTGGCGACTGGACGGGCTTTAGGAGAAACGATGGCGGTTTTAATGGTGGCTGGAAATGTGGTGCAAGTTCCCAATAGTCTTTTTGCACCTGTACGAACCTTAACCGCCAATATTGCTTTAGAAATGGGATACGCTACGGCAAGCCATCGTTCGGCGTTATTTGTTAGTGGCTTAATGCTGATGATGGTAATTGCAGGATTAATGATCATCGTGAGGAAACAATGGCGGTAAAGAAATTAAATGTGACAGAAGTGGTGGCGATAACAATTATGGGGGTTGTGGTATTGGTAATTAGCGCTGTTTTTCTCTGGATTGTCGGGGATTTGGCGTGGCAAGGGAGTCAAGAATTAAGTTGGGAATTTTTCTCTAGTGAGCCTTTAGATGCAGGAAGAGAAGGAGGAATTTTGCCGATATTTGTTTCTACTTTCCTGATTCTTTTGGTTTGTTTAGGGGTAACAATTCCCTTAGCAGTGGGAACAGCAATTTTTTTGACTGAATTTGTCAAGCCTGATAGTTGGTTTGGACAACTGACGGGAATTAGTTTGGATATTTTAGCGGGTGCGCCTTCGATTGTGTTTGGCTTATTTGGGAATGTTTTTTTTACGCAAATACTGGGCTTAGGCTTTTCTATTCTCGCTGGTGGCTTAACTTTGGCTTGTATGGTATTACCCATTTTAATTCGGTCAACCCAAGAGGGATTAAAGAGTGTTTCTGATGATTATCGTCAAGCAGGAGCAGCTTTGGGGTTATCACGGATGGCACTTTTAAAACAGATTTTATTGGCAGCGACAATGCCTGGAATTGCAGCAGGATTATTGTTAGGAATTGGTCGCGCGATCGCGGAAACGGCGGCTTTAATGTTTACCAGTGGTTATGTGACTCGTATGCCCAATTCTGTTTTTGATTCAGGGCGTTCTCTCTCCATTCATATTTATGATCTGGCGATGAATGTTCCAGGAGGAGAGGGAAAGGCGTATGCGACGGCGTTGGTTTTAGTAATGCTTTTAATTGTGATTAATGTGGCAGTATTTACATTTGCTATGAAATTTCGTCGCAGTTGGCTCAGTGGAATTTAAGGAGAAAATATATGAGAAAACCACCACAGTTGCTAACAGATAATTTAAGTCTTTCTTATGGGAAAGAACGTGCTTTTGAGGGGGTGAATTTAACTGTCCATTCAGGAGAAATTACAGCATTAATTGGTCCTTCAGGTTGTGGAAAAAGTAGTTTTCTAAATTGCTTAAATCGCCTACAGGAAATGATTCCCAAGGCAGTATTACAAGGAGAAGTGTATTTAAATCAGTCCAATATTCAAACCTTTGATCCTTTAGAATTGCGCCGCCGCGTGGGGATGTTATTCCAGAAACCCACCCCTTTTCCCCTTTCTATTATCCGAAATTTAACCTTTCCCCTGCGAGAACATGGGGTGCGGAATCGCTCTCAAATTGATGAAATTGTGGAAACAACGCTACAACAAGTGGGGTTATGGGAAGAAGTGAAAGATCGCTTGCAGTCTCCTGCTTTATCCCTATCAGGCGGTCAACAACAGCGATTATGTTTGGCAAGGGCTTTAGCTTTAAAACCCGAAGTGTTACTAATGGATGAACCTTGTAGTGCCTTAGATCCGATGGCGAGTGAAGTGGTAGAAGACTTAATTACTCAGTTGCGAGGGAGTTATACCCTTGTAGTGGTCACTCATAATTTAGCACAGGCCCAGCGTATTGCCGATCAGGTGGGATTATTTTGGGTGCAGGAAGGAACAGGGAAATTGATTGAATTTGGAGAGCGCGATCGCGTTTTTAATTCTCCTCAACATCCTCTCACTGAGGCTTACTTAACAGGAAAACGAGGGTAAATTTCGTTAAAATTAAACACATTGATGGGAGAAAGTGGCGATGGCAGTTCATCGAGTTCGGATTAGCAAAGATCAAGCTAGTTTAGTAGAAGCCCTTACTATGGGAAAGGAAAGTCGAGGGACATTTGAAACTTATGCCGATGTGGTGATGTTTGCCGCCGCCTATGGTGGAAAATATCAAAAACTGATTCCTCTAGACAATGGAATTAGTCAAGATCCTGCCCCAATTAGCTTAGAAATTTTCATTTCCAGAGGATATGACTGGCCAATTAAACTTCTCGCGATCGCGCTTAGTGGTAACACTCACATTATATCCCCTTACGACTGGGAAGCCCAAACCCAAAGAGTTGCCATCTTAGAACAAGCTGCCAATGGTGGCTTGCAACTTCTTGAAGAAGAATTAAGGGGAGCAGTAGATTACAGCGATCGTCTGTTATTACTGTTAAACAAAGAAAGATTTGGTACCTCCGAGGAAATTACAGAATTTGATCTCACTCGTTTTTTATAGAATTCTCTCTCTGCTGTGACACATACCTTTTTACTTGAACCGACGCAATGGATCTTAAACGGCTTCTTGTGTGAGCATAATTTGCCACCATTTGCTGTTAAAGGAACAGTTAGTATTTTTTGGCATCAGCCTCATTGGTTCACTTGGAGTACTAAATTAACCCTTCCTGAAGATTCTCCAACTAATAGGAAAAATCTTTTTTTTGATACTCAAGAACTCCTCTTAAACTATCAAGGATATTTAGGAGAACAACAAACCCAATACACTTTTGTCTTAAAGCATAATGTATTAGGAACTTTAGAGGGAAGTGGCTGGATTACGCCAAATACAATTATCCAAAGATATTGGGTACTCAATGACCGCAAACGTCGGCAAGGCTTTGAAACCCTTGATCGACAAACTGAAAATAGTTATCGTTACTGTAGTTGTTTTACCCAAGGACATCAAATGGGAGTTGTCCTCGAAGCTACGTTAACCCGTGTTACTGGTAACAAGTAAGTGAAACAACAATTTTGGGAGCAAGTGGTAACTAAGTAGTGATCAAAACCTGAGCAAAATCAGCAAAAAGGGAATTAAAATTAAGCTAGAATCCTTACTAATATATTGAGATCAACCCAGAAAATTTTCTCTATTAACGTTTCTTATTGTTTAATGAAAATATTACCTCAGGAAAATGACTGAAGACCATAATGAGGGTCGTTTACTCGCAAACCGTTATCGCATTATTAAACTGGTCGGAAAAGGCGCAATGGGACAAGTGTACCAGGCCGAAGATACAGTTCTTGGAGGCTTGACGGTTGCAATAAAATTTGTTGCTCAAACGGTACTAAATGAAAGACGGCGGAATCGTTTTGAACAAGAAGCAACCATTTGCGCCTTACTAGGGGAAAAAAGTATTCATGTGGTGCAAGTGCGAGACTATGGCGTAGATGAATACGATATCCCGTTTTATGCCATGGAATTCCTACAAGGAAAAGGGCTTAATGAGGTAATTAAATATCGCCCCCTTTCCCTAAAACGTTTTTTACGCCTTGCCCGTCAAATTTGTTTAGGACTGCAATGTGCTCATCAGGGGATTTATTTTAAGGGTGAACTTTGTTCAATTATCCACCGTGATATTAAGCCTAGCAATATTCTGATTGTTGAGGACTCTACTCTAGGAGAATTAGTTAAAATTCTTGACTTTGGGATTGCCAAACTAATTCAAGCTAATAGTGATCAAACTCATTCTTTTCAAGGCACTCTCGCTTATTGTTCGCCTGAACAGATGGAAGGGAAAGAACTGGATAATCGCTCTGATATTTATAGTTTGGGCGTTATGATGTACGAAATGCTAACTGGGGAAATGCCAGTTTTACCAGAGAACAACTCTTTTGGGGCTTGGTATCAAGCACACCGCTATTATTTTCCTGAACCCATTCGAGAAGACCTAAGAATTCCTGAGTCTCTGCAAAATTTAATTATGCAGTGTTTAGCCAAAGAGAGGGATAAACGTCCTCAAACCATGGAGGATGTCTTAGAAGGCTTTACAGAAATTGAAAAAGAAATTGATCAAAGCCAGTCATCTTTTGATGAAGTGAGTACTGGTTCTGGTGATTACGGGGGAACTCGTCCCACTCAAAGTGCCACTGCCAGTGATGATCAATATTATCTTAATGCAACTTGGCCAAGTGATAAACCTCGTCAAAAAATTGTATTCCCGCGTTTAATTAACTCTTCTAAAGGAACATTTCCTTCTTTATGGGTAATGTTAGAGAAACAAGACATTGAAAATCGTTTACTTAGTACCCGTTACAATCAGTTTTTATTTATTCCATCGCCTCACCCGATGGTGCTTTGGATTACAGCTTTACATAATTCTAAGCATGGAACCCGCTGGTTACCCTGCTATTTAGACTTAAAAACTAGCATGGGTCAACGTACCGCTAAGTCTTTAGGGGAACTAGGGTTTTATCGTATTTTATTTTTTGGCTTAGAATCCTCTGATACTTGCGACCATATCTTAACTTCTACAATTGCTAGTGCCCAACGCAAGAAACTTCATGATTGGGCAAAATCTAGCCAAACTTTAAACTCCCATGCTAGCCCACAAATGAGTAAGCAACTTTTACGAAAAGAATTTGAAAATCTCAAGTCCAAAATTCAGTTTAAACTAGAGTCGCTAGGAACAGATGCACCGAGTAATGTTTCGGGACTTTAATTATGGCTAAATACGTTTATTTAATTCGTCACGGAATTGCTTTAGATCGCGCTTTATCAGAACAAGATGAAACTAGACCTCTTACTAATAAAGGACGAAAAAAGACAAAACAAGTTGCCAAAACAATTAAAGAAAAAGGTATTTATTTTGATCAAGTTTTAACCAGCCCTTTATTGAGAGCCAAGGAAACAGCTGAAATATTAAAGGATAAGGGACTAACAGAAAATTTAGAAAACTTTTCTCCTTTAGCACCAAATGGAGACATTCAAGATTGGCTTAACAGTTGGGACAAATCGTCAGCTGAAACTCTTGCTTTAGTAGGGCATCAGCCTGATTTAGGAAATTGGGCTGAGTTATTAATCTCGGGAAAAATCGAGGAAAAATTAGTGCTTAAAAAAGCAGGAATTATTGGCTTAAATTGTCCCGAAAATCAATCTCCATTTGGAAAGAGTCAATTATTTTTACTAACTTCTCCTAAATGGTTAATAAAATCAGAATAGCTAACAAAATAATACTTAAATGTTTGATTTGAACTCTGTTTGGTCTCCTTATCTCCCATCTTAGACTTATTCGGTTATATCACAAGTGGGCTGATTTATGAGGAGCCGTCATCTTAGGCAACCTAATTAAAATTGACGAGTTACCCTGCGCCGTCGTAGGGCAAAAAGGAACGCGGGAGTTTTATAGTGATTCCAAATAAAAAACAGCAACCTAAAAGTAGTGGGAGCATCTTGCTCCCTAGTAGCAGCCAAGATGGCTGCACTACGGAACTGAATTGGAACGACTATAGTCGTAGGATTCTCAGCCCTTCTGCTAAATATTAACCAACAATTTGGCTACATGGCTCTTAGGAAGATTTTTCCTATTTTAAGTGCTATCATGATCTGGATTTGCACTTAAAATTAAGTTTACTACAGTTTCAGGTTACTGAGTTTAGAATTAGTGAGATAGAGCCTATTCTCTCCAAAATCTCTTATGGACGGATCATTTACCCTGACCCTACAAATTATCATTGCCGTATTCGCAGGCATTACGGCACAAGTTTTAGGAGAAACATTCAAAGTTCCAGGAATTGTCTTTCTTCTGATCATTGGCATTGCCCTTGGTTCCGATGGACTCAATATTCTTCATCCTAGTGATTTAGGCGTAGGATTAGAAGTAATTGTCGCGCTACTGGTTGCCATTATTCTCTTTGAAGGGGGATTAAACCTTGAATTAAGAGATTTAGGGCGCGTTTCCAGCAGTTTGCGAAATTTAGTCACCATTGGCACCGGTATTACCTTATTTGGGGGAAGTATGGCAGCTCATTGGTTAGGGGAATTTCCTTGGCAGTTGGCATTTCTCTATGCTTCCCTAGTGGTTGTTACTGGCCCCACGGTGATTGGTCCCCTACTCAAGCAAGTGCCTGTGGATCGACAAGTCGCCACCCTTCTCGAAGGAGAAGGAGTTTTAATTGATCCTGTCGGTGCAATTTTAGCGGTGGTCGTTTTAGATACCATTCTCAATAGTGAAGCTGGGGCGATGGAATTTCTCACGGGCTTATTCCTTCGGGGTGGCATTGGAATTGCCATTGGTTTAATTGGCGGCGCTTTGATTGGGCTACTTCTCAAGCGACGACTGACATTTCTCTCGGAAGACCTTAAAAATTTAGTGGTATTAGCTGGCGTTTGGGGAATTTTTGGCGTTTCGCAAATGATCCGTAGTGAGTCGGGGTTAATGGCAGTGGTTTTAGCGGGAGTAGTTGTCAGAGCATTATCGGTTCCTGAAGAACGAATGTTGCGACGGTTTAAGGGACAATTAACCATGCTAGGAGTCTCGGTTTTATTTATTCTCTTAGCAGCAGACCTCTCCATTGCTAGTGTCTTTGCTTTAGGTTGGGGCAGTGTTTTGACTGTTCTCTGTTTGATGTTTATTATCCGTCCCCTCAGTATTTGGATTTGTACTATCGGCAGCCAACTAAATTGGCGACAAAAACTCTTTGTAGCATGGGTGGGGCCAAAAGGGATTGTTTCGGCTTCTGTGGCTTCTCTGTTTGCGATTTTATTAACCCAACGAGGTATTACAGGGGGCGATTCCTTAAAGGCAATTGTCTTTTTAACCATTATGATGACTGTGGTGATTCAGGGGTTAAGTGCGCGTTGGGTAGCGCGATGGCTTAACTTAACTTCCGAAGGGGTAAAAGGGGCTGTTATTGTTGGCTGTAGTCCTTTGGGGGTTTTACTGGGAGAATTATTCCAACAGGAAGGAGAATCCGTGGTAATGATTGATACTGATCCTGAAGCCTGCGAAAAAGCCGAGGAAGCAAATTTACCTGTGATGCAAAGTAGTGCTTTAGATGAAACGGTGTTAGAAGAAGCAGGAATTGAATCTTTAGGAACATTTCTCGCTACTACTAATAATGGAGAAGTCAACTTAGTATTAGCGCAAAGGGCGTTAGAGGAATTTCAGCCACCGCGAGTATTTGCAGCTTTTCCAAAAAATTCCCAGGCTAAAACCCCTGCTAATAAAACTAAGGTTAATCAAGCGTTTATGTCGCAAATTCCGATTAAGATTTGGAATGAATATGTGGCGGAAGGAAAAATTAAGTTAGGGCATACGGTATTACGTGAGGAAGGGTTTTCTTTCCAACAAGTACATTTACAGGCGTTGATTCGGGCTGGAGAGTTACTTCCTTTACTGGTGAGACATGGAAATAGCTTACAGGTCGTGAAGGCAGATCAACAATGGCAACCGGGAGAGGAAATTTATTATCTTCTCCATGATCCTCGTCCCAAGTTATTGAAACGCTTATCGGGTGGGGAGTCTTCTTCTCGTCTCGCGTTAGAACGTTTAGCAGAGGTGGAGGAAGTTCCTTTGGCAACGCCTGAGAATAATTAGTCTTTTGTTATTTGTAATTTGTAATAGAAATCAAGTAATTAAGTATTGGCTGGAAGAAAATTACTAGATTAAAGTAATGTTAATTTAATTTTATTTTCGTCTAATCAACTGTAAAATTTAGTTAGGAAATTGACCTTATTAATAAAAAGAAGATTAATATGAACTCACTAAGTAGCTTAACTCTTCGCCTGAGAACTAAAGATAATTTAATGGAACTTTTACTAGCGGGTAAAAGTGAAGCATGGAAAATTTGTAAAAATAAAGAGCAGGAAATATCTAAGGTTGAAATTTTTAACTGGGATGGTTCATTAAAGTTAGAAGAGTGGGAGGCCAGATTGTCTTTCAAATACCTGAACCTCTTCAAAAGCTAATTAATTATAAAAAACTATTTACCTTTTCTGAAGTTGAATTTGAAATTTATCAAAATAAAACTAAAGAGTTAATGTCAGGTCTAACTTTGACGAAAGAAAGTTACACGCGAGAAGAAGTTTTTATGGTTCTAGATTACTTTCTTGATAAAGAAGTTTTTGAAGCGTAGCAAACCCCAACACAAGTTATAAGCGATTAGGCTTCGCCTCTGCTTCGCAAACGCTAGAACCTAATATTAATTAGTATTAATTAGTGAAAACATTCTCTCGCAAACTAAGATTTAAATCTGTCTCTAATAGAGGCTATAATCAAACTTGTTCCCCCGCACAAGAACAGTAGCTATGAATGAAAACATTCCAGAAGAAGCTCTCCAACAAATGGCTCAAGATGAAAATTGGAACGTACGTTGTAAGGTAGCCTCAAATCCCAACACTCCAGAAGCACTTCTCCAACAACTGGCTCAAGATAAACGTTCGGAGGTACGTCGGGAAGTAGTCTCTAATCCCAATACTCCAGAAGCACTTCTCCAACAACTTGCTCAAGATGAATCTTCGGAGGTACGTAAGAAAGTAGCCTCAAATCCCAATACTCCAGAAGCACTTTTCCAACAACTGGCTCAAGATGAAGATTCGAGGGTACGTCTGAAACTAGCCAGAAATCCCAACACTCCAGAAGCACTTCTCCAACAACTAGGTCAAGATGAAAAATATAGCGTACGTGAGGAAGTAGCCTCAAATTCCAACACTCCAGAAGCACTTCTCCAACAACTGGCTCTAGATGAAGATTCGAGGGTACGTCTGAAACTAGCCAGAAATCCCAACACTCCAGAAGTACTTCTCCAACAACTAGGTCAAGATGAAGATTCGAGCGTACGTGAGGAAGTAGCCTCAAATTCCAACACTTCAGAAGAAGCTCTCCAACAACTAGGTCAAGATGAAAATTATAGCGTACGTCAGGAACTAGCCAGAAATCCCAACACTCCAGAAGCACTCCTCCAGCAACTACGTAAAGATGAAGATGAAGAATCACTTAATGAAGAGGAAAAATATTTAATTTACTATGCTAAAGAAGGTGATATTAAATCATGGAATCAATGGAAACGAGACTATGAAGAGGCAAAACAAAATGAAGACGAAGATGAGTATGAACACTTGATGGGTGAGAGAGAGCTGATTGGTTTTCGCAGTGGGCTTAATTTAAGTGGACTTGATTTAAGTCGTGCTAATTTAAGATGTGTGAACTTAAGTGGGGTCAACTTAAGTAATGCTGATTTATCTTATGCCGATTTAGAACAAGTCAATTTAGATAATGCGAATATAGAAGGGGCAAACTTCAGTCTTGCTAACTTAGAAGGGGCTTGGATGAATGATATGAAGGCAAGAGGAGCAGTTTTTAGTAATGCGAATTTAGAATATGCTGCATTGCATGGTGATTTAGTTGATATTGATTTGAGTGATGCAAAGTTTGGCGGTGACCGCTGTTGGTTACAAGGTGACTTGACAAATGCCAATTTAGAGGATGCTTACTTAGAAAATGCAAATATGAAAAACAGCATTCTAAAAGGGGCAAATATGATAAACACTAATTTAAGGAATGCTGATTTAAGTGGTGCTGATTTAGAGGGAGCTGATTTAACAGATGCGAACTTAAAAGGGGCGAATTTAAAAGGTACTATTTTAGAAGAAAACGAATAGTAGAAGAGTTTTTCAGAAGAGCAGTCAAGCTCAGTTAATTGTGAAGAGACTAACGACAGCACTAAGTTTAAATAGTAAGTGTCAATGCTGTAAATTAAAGGAGAGTGTATTTTGTCAATTCAAGCTACCCAAAAACAACTCAGTGAAATTTTTACTCTTGCTAATTACCAATTCTGGATTCCTGAATATCAGCGTCCCTATGCTTGGACTCAGGATTTAGCTGGAGAAATGCTGAATGACTTACTGGATGTTTTTCCAGATCAAGAGGAAAGCGACTCTGACTACTTTTTGGGTAGTATTATCTTAGTTAAAAAAGAAGGAAAACCGCAAGCTGAAGTTATTGATGGACAACAACGACTGACAACTTTAACTTTGCTGTTAGCAACAATTCGTCACCTTTTACCACCAAACCATATTAGTTATCAAAAAATCAGCGATCGCCTCAGTGGTAATGATGATATTGGTAATAAAATTATTGGCTTAAAACTTAGAGAACAAGATGAAGATTTCTTTAACCAGTATGTTAGAAAAGCAGAAGGAATGACAGTTCTTTTAGAGTCAGATGCTGGCTTTAAAACTGATAGCCAAAAGTTACTCCGCGATAATGCTATCTTTTTAGTTGAGCAACTTACCTCATCCTGTCCAGATCAAACTAACCTAGAGCCTTGGCTTTTACACCTACTCAATAATTTGTTAAATCACTGCTATCTTGTTGTCGTTACAACGAGTGATTTTGATACTGCCTATCGAATTTTTTCAACAATTAATACTCGCGGTCTAGAACTACAAATTAATGATATTCTCAAAGCTGAAATTATTGGCGCAATTCCAGACGATAAGCAAAAGAGCGACTATACTCGCATCTGGGAATTAGAAGAGAGTGATTTAGGAAGAGATGACTTTCAATTTCTATTTTCTCATATTCATCGCATTCAATTACGGGAACGCCCTAAAGTTGGGTTGCTTTCAGAATATCGTAATCGGATTGAGCCGAAAGAGTATCCTTGTCAATTTATTGACTCTATTTTGAAACCTTGTTCCGATGCTTTTGAAGTTATCAGAGATGGACAATTTAATTGCGATGATTTAACTCAACAATCAGAGATTAATCGGCTATTTGGCTGGCTTAATCGGATTGATAATTCTGATTGGTTACCTCCAGCAATTCACTTTTTAGTTAGTTATCCCGAAAATGCAAGCAAGGTTCTAAGTTTCTTTACTCAGCTTGAACGTTTAGCCGCAGGTTTAATGATATTACGACGTAATATTAATGAACGAGCAGAACGATATCGGCATTTATTAGCAGCAATTGATGAAGGAATTGACACTGCTATTATTAAGTGTCAACAGCTTCTTTCGCAAGAAGAACATCAACAAATTCTCGAAATTTTGGCTGGTAATATTTATCTACAAAGTCGAATCCGTCTCTATGTCTTGCTTCGATTAGACTCTGCCTTAGCTGAGGGTTCTCTTAGCCCAAGTTTTAATGCCAAATTAAACACGATCGAGCACGTTTTA
This window of the Euhalothece natronophila Z-M001 genome carries:
- a CDS encoding cation:proton antiporter, which encodes MDGSFTLTLQIIIAVFAGITAQVLGETFKVPGIVFLLIIGIALGSDGLNILHPSDLGVGLEVIVALLVAIILFEGGLNLELRDLGRVSSSLRNLVTIGTGITLFGGSMAAHWLGEFPWQLAFLYASLVVVTGPTVIGPLLKQVPVDRQVATLLEGEGVLIDPVGAILAVVVLDTILNSEAGAMEFLTGLFLRGGIGIAIGLIGGALIGLLLKRRLTFLSEDLKNLVVLAGVWGIFGVSQMIRSESGLMAVVLAGVVVRALSVPEERMLRRFKGQLTMLGVSVLFILLAADLSIASVFALGWGSVLTVLCLMFIIRPLSIWICTIGSQLNWRQKLFVAWVGPKGIVSASVASLFAILLTQRGITGGDSLKAIVFLTIMMTVVIQGLSARWVARWLNLTSEGVKGAVIVGCSPLGVLLGELFQQEGESVVMIDTDPEACEKAEEANLPVMQSSALDETVLEEAGIESLGTFLATTNNGEVNLVLAQRALEEFQPPRVFAAFPKNSQAKTPANKTKVNQAFMSQIPIKIWNEYVAEGKIKLGHTVLREEGFSFQQVHLQALIRAGELLPLLVRHGNSLQVVKADQQWQPGEEIYYLLHDPRPKLLKRLSGGESSSRLALERLAEVEEVPLATPENN
- a CDS encoding pentapeptide repeat-containing protein, yielding MNENIPEEALQQMAQDENWNVRCKVASNPNTPEALLQQLAQDKRSEVRREVVSNPNTPEALLQQLAQDESSEVRKKVASNPNTPEALFQQLAQDEDSRVRLKLARNPNTPEALLQQLGQDEKYSVREEVASNSNTPEALLQQLALDEDSRVRLKLARNPNTPEVLLQQLGQDEDSSVREEVASNSNTSEEALQQLGQDENYSVRQELARNPNTPEALLQQLRKDEDEESLNEEEKYLIYYAKEGDIKSWNQWKRDYEEAKQNEDEDEYEHLMGERELIGFRSGLNLSGLDLSRANLRCVNLSGVNLSNADLSYADLEQVNLDNANIEGANFSLANLEGAWMNDMKARGAVFSNANLEYAALHGDLVDIDLSDAKFGGDRCWLQGDLTNANLEDAYLENANMKNSILKGANMINTNLRNADLSGADLEGADLTDANLKGANLKGTILEENE
- a CDS encoding DUF262 domain-containing protein, which translates into the protein MSIQATQKQLSEIFTLANYQFWIPEYQRPYAWTQDLAGEMLNDLLDVFPDQEESDSDYFLGSIILVKKEGKPQAEVIDGQQRLTTLTLLLATIRHLLPPNHISYQKISDRLSGNDDIGNKIIGLKLREQDEDFFNQYVRKAEGMTVLLESDAGFKTDSQKLLRDNAIFLVEQLTSSCPDQTNLEPWLLHLLNNLLNHCYLVVVTTSDFDTAYRIFSTINTRGLELQINDILKAEIIGAIPDDKQKSDYTRIWELEESDLGRDDFQFLFSHIHRIQLRERPKVGLLSEYRNRIEPKEYPCQFIDSILKPCSDAFEVIRDGQFNCDDLTQQSEINRLFGWLNRIDNSDWLPPAIHFLVSYPENASKVLSFFTQLERLAAGLMILRRNINERAERYRHLLAAIDEGIDTAIIKCQQLLSQEEHQQILEILAGNIYLQSRIRLYVLLRLDSALAEGSLSPSFNAKLNTIEHVLPQTLSPSWEKMGWTPELHENWVHRLGNLVLLSRKKNAAAGNYSYEKKKTAYFQSGSATVFPITTRVLSQPEWTPAIVESNQSYYLNTLKKIWNY